The following coding sequences lie in one Xanthomonas hortorum pv. pelargonii genomic window:
- a CDS encoding restriction endonuclease: MDEKPFFEFNILDFKDRDVEELKKFAKTAFDLDTILTTANELKYTRAIQTRLTEWMHQPTEEFVKLVSADLVGNRRFTPAIRDQFTSITRRAFDQLISERINERLKGAMAPEAISISDHAPAVVAEQSAVATPPLLADPLIVTTPEEIEGFHIIRAIVREVIPGKRVFMRDAQSYCAVLLDDNNRKPICRLRFNNLQKLRLGIFNQDKEEEQLDLGSIDDIYSFADKIKATVTSYLPQEA; this comes from the coding sequence ATGGACGAAAAGCCGTTCTTCGAGTTCAACATCTTGGACTTCAAGGATCGCGATGTCGAAGAATTAAAGAAATTTGCCAAGACCGCGTTCGATCTGGACACGATCCTGACGACTGCCAACGAGCTGAAGTACACGCGCGCCATTCAGACACGGCTGACAGAGTGGATGCATCAGCCTACCGAAGAATTCGTCAAACTGGTTTCTGCGGATTTGGTCGGGAATCGACGCTTTACGCCCGCGATCCGTGATCAGTTCACATCGATCACGCGCCGGGCCTTCGACCAGCTGATCAGCGAGCGGATCAATGAACGGCTCAAAGGTGCTATGGCACCTGAAGCAATCTCAATCAGCGATCACGCTCCGGCAGTTGTTGCAGAGCAATCCGCCGTGGCGACCCCGCCCCTGCTAGCAGACCCTCTGATCGTCACTACTCCGGAAGAAATTGAAGGCTTCCACATCATTCGAGCCATCGTGCGCGAAGTGATTCCTGGCAAGCGTGTTTTCATGAGAGACGCTCAAAGTTATTGCGCCGTACTACTCGATGATAACAACAGAAAACCGATCTGCAGACTTCGCTTCAACAACCTTCAGAAGCTTCGACTTGGCATTTTCAATCAGGACAAGGAAGAGGAGCAGCTCGACCTCGGCTCGATCGACGACATCTACAGCTTTGCAGACAAGATCAAGGCTACTGTCACCTCCTACCTGCCTCAGGAAGCCTGA
- a CDS encoding type I restriction endonuclease → MDFIDQLRVLATRISTTRALIQTEEATKNAMVMPLIQILGYNVFDPLEVTPEIVADVGIKKGEKVDYAILRDGKPIILFECKKAGAELNINHASQLFRYFHVTAARFGVLTNGLVYRFSLTWNSRTRWTKSRSSSSTSWTSRIAMSKN, encoded by the coding sequence ATGGATTTCATCGATCAACTGCGCGTGCTTGCAACGCGCATTAGTACGACACGTGCATTGATTCAGACGGAAGAAGCCACCAAGAATGCGATGGTGATGCCGCTGATCCAGATTCTGGGATACAACGTCTTCGACCCGCTTGAGGTCACGCCAGAAATCGTGGCGGATGTGGGTATCAAGAAAGGCGAGAAAGTCGACTACGCGATACTTCGTGACGGCAAGCCCATCATCCTCTTCGAGTGCAAGAAGGCAGGTGCTGAGCTGAACATAAATCACGCCAGCCAACTCTTTCGCTACTTCCATGTCACTGCAGCCCGCTTCGGGGTTCTTACCAACGGCTTGGTCTACCGGTTTTCACTGACCTGGAACAGCCGAACAAGATGGACGAAAAGCCGTTCTTCGAGTTCAACATCTTGGACTTCAAGGATCGCGATGTCGAAGAATTAA
- a CDS encoding bleomycin resistance protein, which translates to MTSRAEAPDRTIPLLPGRSIERTVAFYRRLGFVGDVHPHDAGYAILTRGEVELHFFAHPDLDPAACYAGCYIRVGDVDAVYAAMRAAQLPVHGIPRLDPVSDKPWGMRDFAIVDENGNLLRIGQVIGG; encoded by the coding sequence ATGACTTCCAGGGCCGAAGCACCAGACCGTACGATTCCACTGCTACCAGGCCGCTCAATCGAACGCACGGTCGCCTTCTATCGACGGCTTGGCTTTGTCGGCGACGTGCATCCGCACGATGCGGGGTACGCGATCCTGACGCGTGGCGAGGTGGAACTGCATTTCTTCGCACACCCTGACCTTGATCCTGCTGCCTGCTATGCGGGATGTTACATCCGGGTTGGCGATGTCGATGCGGTCTACGCCGCCATGCGTGCCGCGCAGCTTCCGGTGCATGGCATTCCCAGGCTCGATCCTGTTAGCGACAAGCCTTGGGGAATGCGGGATTTCGCGATTGTCGATGAGAACGGCAATCTGCTTCGGATCGGACAGGTGATTGGAGGCTGA